In the Solibacillus sp. FSL K6-1523 genome, one interval contains:
- a CDS encoding coenzyme F420-0:L-glutamate ligase encodes MERVVGTVVRGLRGPIINEGDDIVQIVVDTALNAAKVEGYEIADRDIVTVTESVVARAQGNYATIDDIAADVNAKFGDDTVGVIFPILSRNRFSNILKGIAKGTKKIVLMLSYPSDEVGNHLVSIDELDEKGINPWTDVLTEAEFRGHFGYNKHTFTGVDYIEYYKELIVEQGTEVEVIFSNNAKTILDYTKTVLTCDVHSRFRTKRILNAAGAEKVFGLDNILSESHNGSGCNTQYGLLGSNKSTEDGVKLFPDNCQPIVDDIQAKILAASGKLVEVMIYGDGAFKDPVGQIWELADPVVSPAYTPGLAGTPNEIKLKYLADNDFAELHGEELKAAIKNYINNKEEDLTGNMAAQGTTPRKLTDLIGSLSDLTSGSGDKGTPMIYIQGYFDNYTK; translated from the coding sequence TTGGAACGTGTAGTAGGAACTGTTGTACGAGGTCTTCGTGGACCGATTATTAATGAAGGTGACGATATTGTACAAATCGTTGTTGACACAGCATTAAATGCAGCAAAAGTAGAAGGTTATGAAATTGCTGATCGTGATATCGTAACAGTAACAGAATCAGTTGTTGCACGTGCGCAAGGGAACTATGCAACAATCGATGATATCGCTGCTGATGTCAATGCAAAATTCGGTGATGATACAGTTGGGGTAATTTTCCCAATCCTTTCACGTAACCGTTTCTCTAACATTTTAAAAGGAATTGCAAAAGGCACAAAGAAAATTGTTCTTATGCTAAGCTACCCATCTGATGAAGTTGGAAACCATTTAGTATCGATTGATGAACTAGATGAAAAAGGCATTAATCCATGGACAGATGTTTTAACAGAAGCTGAATTCCGTGGTCACTTTGGCTACAATAAACATACGTTTACTGGTGTCGATTATATTGAGTACTACAAAGAATTAATCGTTGAACAAGGTACTGAAGTAGAAGTCATCTTCTCAAACAATGCTAAAACAATTTTAGACTATACGAAAACAGTTTTAACTTGTGATGTTCACTCTCGTTTCCGTACAAAACGTATTTTAAACGCGGCTGGCGCTGAAAAAGTGTTCGGCTTAGACAATATTTTATCAGAGTCTCATAATGGCTCAGGCTGCAACACGCAATACGGTCTATTAGGTTCAAACAAATCAACAGAAGATGGTGTAAAATTATTCCCGGATAATTGCCAACCAATCGTGGATGACATTCAAGCAAAAATTCTTGCAGCTTCTGGTAAATTAGTGGAAGTCATGATTTATGGTGATGGTGCATTTAAAGATCCTGTTGGTCAAATTTGGGAACTTGCAGACCCTGTTGTATCACCTGCATACACACCAGGTCTTGCTGGAACGCCGAATGAAATTAAATTAAAATATTTAGCTGACAATGATTTTGCTGAATTACATGGCGAAGAATTAAAAGCAGCGATTAAAAATTACATTAACAATAAAGAAGAAGATTTAACAGGAAATATGGCCGCTCAAGGTACAACTCCTCGTAAATTAACGGATTTAATCGGTTCTTTATCTGACTTAACTTCTGGTTCTGGAGATAAAGGTACGCCGATGATTTATATCCAAGGTTACTTCGATAACTATACAAAATAA
- a CDS encoding ECF transporter S component: protein MTYGKSNKTFDLIVTSLLISLVFVATFFINIRLPIAANGGLVHLGTGMLFIAAIMFGPKKGAIAGGVGMALFDLFSGWTLWAPFTLVARCVQGYIVGKIAWSGGRNGKSPIFNVIAIFVSVPFMLLGYYICERVIFGNWVAPLASIPGNLVQNAVGMLIAIPVCLALKKLPLFK, encoded by the coding sequence ATGACATATGGTAAAAGCAATAAAACATTCGACTTAATCGTAACGAGCCTACTCATCTCACTTGTATTCGTTGCAACATTTTTCATTAACATTCGACTACCCATTGCAGCGAATGGCGGACTTGTTCACTTAGGTACAGGTATGTTGTTTATCGCAGCAATTATGTTTGGTCCGAAGAAAGGGGCCATTGCTGGTGGCGTTGGGATGGCTTTATTTGATTTATTTTCAGGTTGGACTTTATGGGCGCCATTTACGTTAGTAGCGCGATGTGTGCAAGGTTATATTGTCGGAAAAATCGCCTGGTCAGGTGGGCGTAATGGTAAGAGTCCTATTTTTAATGTCATTGCAATTTTTGTTTCCGTACCATTTATGTTATTAGGCTATTATATATGCGAGCGCGTCATTTTCGGAAACTGGGTTGCTCCTCTTGCCTCGATTCCAGGTAACTTAGTGCAAAATGCGGTTGGGATGCTAATTGCCATTCCTGTATGTTTGGCGCTGAAGAAGTTACCATTATTTAAATAG
- a CDS encoding hydrolase produces the protein MLTKEETVLVLIDIQGKLAQIVDESEFVIDSISKVVQGAQTLQLPILWLEQYPKGLGPTVEEISQHLTDMKPIEKITFSAYDTPEFVQQLEATGRKKVLLAGIETHICVYQTAAHLLANGYEVEVLADCVSSRTAGNREVGVQKMLQLGAKLTSVEMALFEMQQIAKGDTFKTISALVK, from the coding sequence ATGCTTACAAAAGAAGAAACGGTATTAGTGTTAATTGATATTCAAGGAAAACTTGCGCAAATTGTGGATGAGAGTGAATTTGTAATCGATAGCATTTCAAAAGTGGTACAAGGGGCACAAACGTTACAGCTCCCTATTTTATGGTTGGAGCAATATCCGAAAGGTTTAGGACCGACTGTGGAAGAAATTTCTCAGCATTTAACGGATATGAAGCCGATTGAAAAAATAACATTTAGCGCGTATGATACACCAGAATTCGTTCAGCAATTAGAAGCAACCGGCAGAAAAAAAGTATTGCTTGCAGGGATTGAAACGCATATTTGTGTATATCAAACGGCTGCTCACTTGCTAGCAAATGGCTATGAGGTGGAAGTGTTAGCGGACTGTGTATCATCACGAACTGCAGGAAACCGTGAAGTAGGCGTTCAGAAAATGCTTCAGCTAGGGGCAAAACTAACGAGTGTTGAAATGGCCTTATTTGAAATGCAACAAATTGCGAAGGGCGATACGTTTAAAACGATTAGTGCGTTGGTAAAATAA
- a CDS encoding nucleoside-diphosphate sugar epimerase encodes MLRLSWLISMGISLFGVMLIQYFFTMKPDDVAQAGNLGALGLALAAPFILLSLFITYRFFLVTSRQARDQLMRLIYLIFGVAFLIVMVFYAIEFKNDVYASLGGNTHTKGSQIYGFPMLNEYTNHVFINFYTFGIAHAVSGLAATIIGIFKKPTVVQEERI; translated from the coding sequence ATGTTACGTCTTAGTTGGCTCATTAGTATGGGCATTAGTTTATTTGGTGTCATGCTTATTCAATACTTTTTCACGATGAAACCAGATGATGTCGCTCAAGCCGGAAATCTTGGGGCGCTTGGCTTAGCACTTGCTGCACCATTTATTCTTTTAAGCTTGTTTATTACATATCGTTTTTTCCTCGTAACTTCGCGTCAAGCACGTGATCAATTGATGCGCCTTATTTATTTAATTTTTGGTGTTGCGTTCCTTATCGTGATGGTTTTTTATGCAATCGAATTTAAAAATGATGTATATGCTTCACTTGGTGGTAATACGCATACGAAAGGTTCACAAATATATGGCTTTCCGATGCTAAATGAATATACGAACCATGTATTTATTAACTTTTATACATTCGGTATTGCTCATGCGGTGAGCGGTTTAGCTGCTACGATTATAGGAATTTTTAAAAAGCCTACTGTGGTGCAAGAAGAGCGTATTTAG
- a CDS encoding Ger(x)C family spore germination protein, whose amino-acid sequence MKKGILILIVLNIWLLTGCWDVRLLKDSSLVVGIGLDVEDDNQVLNTSVIRQIKQDSGGAGKPATANVIYSATGNTLRETRSSIEKQLGGRYASNKLQVLVLGEDLAKENIYPIIDMFYRDPRNSLGAKMVVTEGDAKDLLNMEISDDAFISEKLYKTLRETENQTLIPNVTIQSVCPDLFDPGKDFALPYIKAKDSETFDVAGMALFHDKSFTGEVLEGQDATVLLYMNGEHGANSTLSFKVNPEEAELQNQYLTANTFLKNQKLKLNVDENHHVSVEIYVKLNVTVVEYPKDHLFNHEKVLKLNEDLSKQLTEKAEKVVEQLKKANCDYFGIGRQLIAYHPETWKAIDWPSTFPTIDIKPKIEVEITGTGILK is encoded by the coding sequence ATGAAAAAAGGAATACTTATTTTAATTGTTTTGAATATATGGCTATTAACAGGGTGTTGGGATGTACGGCTGTTAAAAGATAGTAGCTTAGTAGTAGGAATCGGACTAGATGTAGAAGATGACAATCAAGTATTGAATACATCTGTCATTAGGCAAATTAAACAAGACAGTGGTGGAGCCGGTAAGCCAGCTACAGCAAATGTTATATATAGTGCAACAGGAAATACGTTGAGAGAAACGCGTTCCTCCATTGAAAAGCAGTTAGGTGGAAGATACGCATCGAATAAATTGCAAGTTCTTGTATTAGGTGAGGATTTAGCAAAAGAAAATATTTATCCAATCATCGATATGTTTTATCGGGATCCAAGAAATTCATTAGGGGCGAAAATGGTAGTTACTGAAGGCGATGCGAAAGATCTCCTTAACATGGAAATTTCAGATGATGCGTTTATTAGTGAAAAACTCTATAAGACTTTGAGAGAAACGGAAAATCAAACCCTTATTCCAAATGTAACAATTCAATCCGTATGCCCAGATTTATTTGATCCAGGGAAAGATTTTGCGCTGCCGTATATAAAGGCAAAAGACTCGGAAACATTTGATGTAGCGGGTATGGCACTTTTTCATGATAAAAGTTTTACAGGAGAAGTGTTGGAAGGACAAGACGCGACTGTTTTATTGTATATGAATGGTGAACATGGGGCGAACTCAACATTAAGTTTCAAAGTCAATCCAGAAGAGGCGGAGCTTCAAAACCAATACTTGACGGCCAATACTTTTTTAAAAAATCAAAAATTAAAACTAAATGTTGATGAAAATCATCATGTTTCTGTTGAAATTTATGTGAAATTAAATGTGACAGTAGTTGAATATCCAAAAGATCATCTATTTAATCATGAAAAGGTACTTAAATTGAACGAGGATCTTTCTAAGCAACTAACTGAAAAAGCGGAGAAGGTCGTTGAACAATTAAAAAAAGCAAATTGTGATTATTTCGGAATTGGTAGGCAGTTAATTGCTTACCACCCTGAGACGTGGAAGGCGATCGATTGGCCAAGTACATTTCCTACGATTGATATAAAGCCTAAAATAGAAGTAGAAATAACGGGAACGGGAATTCTTAAATAA
- a CDS encoding GerAB/ArcD/ProY family transporter: MNEKSISQKQLFFVVLQAQIGIGLLSLPSNVFSHSKNDGWISVILAGVGIQILILLLWTLLNGFKGKSLFEISVIVFGQYVGKVINLLYTLYFLLVMSLLALLFANLLKEWILSYTPISILLLIILATAIYIGKSNLRVLARFYMLTAVVILISILLPWFAFTFNIEWAYLFPVGQSGLKNITIGAHDALIAMIGFEIIAVVLPFVQGTYKQSLKSISLANMTAVFIYIYFTICCYLIFSPEELKIISEPVLYLLKAVNFQWIERLDLIFLSIWIIPMSTSLVAYLYLASKFAAYTLHKGQRKYPIWYLPFIAFIIGLFLTTESEIEQFNKYLSVSSYIFTVFLPLLTLFVSIVRKKYNYRSSST; this comes from the coding sequence ATGAATGAAAAAAGTATATCTCAAAAGCAATTATTTTTTGTCGTTTTACAGGCTCAAATTGGCATAGGCTTACTATCACTTCCTTCCAATGTATTTAGCCATTCTAAAAATGATGGTTGGATATCTGTTATATTGGCAGGGGTTGGAATACAAATTTTAATTTTGCTATTGTGGACTTTGCTTAATGGATTTAAAGGAAAGAGCCTTTTTGAAATTTCGGTCATTGTATTTGGTCAGTATGTGGGAAAAGTAATTAATCTTTTATACACGCTTTACTTTTTACTTGTCATGTCATTATTAGCCCTTTTGTTTGCGAATCTTTTAAAAGAATGGATATTAAGTTATACACCGATTTCAATATTACTTTTAATTATACTGGCAACAGCAATTTATATTGGGAAAAGTAATTTACGTGTGTTAGCACGATTTTATATGCTAACGGCTGTAGTCATTTTAATCTCCATTTTACTGCCTTGGTTTGCTTTCACATTTAATATTGAATGGGCATATTTATTTCCGGTGGGGCAATCAGGATTGAAAAATATTACGATCGGTGCGCATGATGCCCTTATAGCAATGATAGGATTTGAAATCATTGCGGTCGTTTTACCTTTTGTGCAAGGAACATATAAGCAATCACTCAAAAGCATTTCATTAGCCAATATGACAGCAGTTTTTATCTATATTTACTTTACGATTTGTTGCTATTTAATATTTAGTCCTGAGGAATTAAAAATCATTTCAGAGCCGGTATTATATTTATTAAAAGCAGTTAATTTCCAATGGATTGAAAGATTAGATCTCATTTTTCTGTCGATTTGGATCATTCCAATGTCAACATCGCTTGTAGCTTATTTATATTTGGCAAGTAAATTCGCGGCATATACGTTGCATAAAGGGCAAAGAAAGTATCCGATTTGGTACTTGCCGTTCATAGCGTTTATTATCGGACTATTTCTTACAACGGAGTCCGAAATTGAACAATTTAATAAATATCTTTCTGTTAGTAGCTATATTTTTACTGTCTTTCTTCCCCTTCTTACATTATTCGTATCAATCGTAAGGAAGAAATATAACTATAGGAGTTCATCTACATGA